One genomic region from Balaenoptera musculus isolate JJ_BM4_2016_0621 chromosome X, mBalMus1.pri.v3, whole genome shotgun sequence encodes:
- the FANCB gene encoding Fanconi anemia group B protein isoform X1, with protein sequence MSSNEQERLFCYNGEVLVFRLSKGNFVDEGPTKTPVLHVRRMVFDRGTGVFVQKSTGFFSIKEEYSHLKIMGCDCVSDFRTGINLPYIMIQCIKETNIFRYFLLFLHSTNKFEKRLSFRLLYELKDSIRVLNGPLVLWRHVQTLFYISSQTGKVVTVSIKFSSIEWAGEIENVGMVLLGRKTCYLSEEGCTPQPSKSDYATWNTQFCVYSLERGEVINDTYIIPPVYTSVIACVHVCATEIVNNQLRVSLIALTQKNQLISFQNGTPKSVCQLPFGDPCAVQLMDSGGGDLLFVISFRSSDACAVWEKNFQVAAKWEKVSSVLIDDFLGTGTEQVLLLFKDPLNSDCLSSFKITDLDNLNYSSETLDYNEDDLLDNKKNYLVVPPLERRLKVGLVSVQELQQHLLLKEKIISKSYKALMNVFQGKDDSTSSAEEECLVTLCGEEENPVYTFDEKLSDNFQDSEQLVEKIWYRVIEDSLVVGVKTTSSLKVSLNHVTLSLSMDQAPNSSFPLIKCQNRVIKLSRISSPVPGSVPYEIGSAVKKIKLSVESEKEEEKEESIVCVQPSEKEYVQMITAVTSLSPLLAFSNFCCIVLLQIRERENGNHSATRYVQCGRIFLSLEDLSSGKYLLTFPKKKPIEHMEDLFALLAAWQRACFQIISPSYALTSMKVWLLEHMECEVIKEFPEICFCKRPGSFYGTLFNWKQRTPFEGILIVYSRNQTVLFQCLHNLSRVLPINSFFKYLKLGSEDFLIGHLALALEKELVTLGSFSSALVKVESNLVQSCEASKEKSSGDVAALSDIEESIHPYRKELQREKEQMLGTNLKVSGALYREKTLKLAEVQLKSDLAAQKVTDL encoded by the exons ATGTCATCTAATGAACAAGAAAGGCTCTTCTGTTATAATGGAGAAGTCCTTGTTTTTCGTTTGTCTAAAGGAAATTTTGTAGATGAAGGGCCTACAAAAACACCTGTGTTACATGTCAGAAGAATGGTATTTGACAGAGGAACAGGAGTATTTGTTCAGAAATCCACTGGATTCTTTAGCATAAAAGAAGAAtactctcatttaaaaattatgggtTGCGACTGTGTTTCAGATTTCAGAACTGGAATTAATCTGCCTTATATTATGATACAGTGCATTAAAGAGACtaacattttcagatattttctactATTTCTTCACAgtaccaataaatttgaaaagcgTTTGAGTTTTAGACTACTCTATGAGTTGAAGGACAGCATAAGGGTCCTTAATGGCCCTTTAGTTTTATGGAGACATGtccaaacattattttatatctcTTCCCAAACTGGCAAAGTTGTTACTGTGTCCATTAAGTTTTCCTCTATTGAGTGGGCAGGGGAGATTGAAAATGTAGGTATGGTTTTGTTAGGACGAAAGACATGTTACTTATCTGAGGAAGGATGTACCCCACAGCCTTCAAAATCAGATTATGCAACTTGGAATACTCAATTTTGTGTATACTCCCTTGAAAGGGGAGAAGTAATAAATGATACATACATTATCCCTCCTGTTTATACCAGTGTGATAgcatgtgtgcatgtctgtgcaACTGAGATTGTCAACAACCAGTTAAGAGTGTCTCTGATTGCTCTTACTCAAAAGAATCAGCTGATTTCATTCCAAAATGGGACTCCTAAAAGTGTGTGCCAGCTTCCATTTGGAGATCCTTGTGCAGTTCAACTTATGGATTCAGGTGGAGGAGACCTCCTTTTCGTCATATCCTTTAGGTCCAGTGATGCTTGTGCTGTTTGGGAAAAGAACTTTCAG GTTGCTGCTAAGTGGGAGAAAGTTAGCTCAGTACTGATAGATGACTTTCTTGGAACTGGAACTGAACAAGTACTGCTACTTTTTAAGGACCCCTTGAATTCAGATTGCCTCAGTTCCTTTAAAATAACAGACCTGGACAACTTAAACTATTCA agTGAAACATTGGATTACAATGAAGATGACTTACTTGacaacaaaaagaattatttggTGGTTCCACCTCTGGAAAGAAGATTGAAA GTTGGTTTGGTTTCTGTTCAGGAATTACAGCAGCATCTCTTgcttaaggaaaaaattatttcaaaatcttaCAAGGCTTTAATGAACGTGTTTCAAGGGAAAGATGATAGTACATCAAGTGCAGAGGAG GAATGTCTTGTCACTCTTTGTGGtgaagaagaaaatcctgtctATACCTTTGATGAAAAGTTATCAGATAATTTTCAAGATTCAGAACAGCTGGTAGAGAAGATATGGTATCGTGTAATAGAGGATAGCTTGGTTGTTGGAGTgaaaaccacatcttctttgaaGGT gtccCTGAATCATGTGACTTTATCGCTGTCAATGGATCAAGCCCCTAACTCCAGCTTTCCGCTCATTAAGTGTCAAAATAGGGTGATCAAGTTGAGTAGGATATCTTCCCCAGTACCAGGCTCAGTGCCATATGAAATAGGATCAGCggtaaaaaaaatcaagttgagtgttgagagtgagaaagaggaagagaaagaggaaagcattGTTTGTGTACAACCATCTGAGAAAGAGTATGTGCAGATGATTACTGCTGTAACATCTCTTTCACCACTTTTAGCATTCAGTAATTTTTGTTGCATTGTGCTGCTAcaaattagagagagagagaatggtaaCCATTCTGCAACTCGTTATGTTCAGTGtggcagaatttttttaagtctagaaGATCTTTCAAGTGGGAAATACCTGCTGACATTTCCAAAGAAGAAACCTATAG AACACATGGAAGATCTCTTTGCGCTTCTTGCGGCCTGGCAGAGAGCTTGTTTTCAAATCATATCACCCAGCTATGCTCTGACTTCAATGAAGGTGTGGCTCTTAGAACACATGGAATGTGAAGTTATCAAAGAATTTCCAGAAATTTGCTTTTGCAAAAGGCCAGGAAGTTTCTATGGGACACTCTTCAACTGGAAACAAAGAACACCATTTGAAGGGATTTTAATAGTCTATTCCAG GAATCAAACAGTTTTGTTCCAGTGCCTTCATAATCTCAGCAGAGTTCTCCCTATAAACAGTTTCTTCAAATATCTAAAATTAGGAAGTGAGGATTTCCTAATTGGTCATTTGGCATTAGCTTTGGAGAAGGAGTTGGTTACCcttggttctttttcttctgccttagttaagGTTGAAAGCAACTTGGTGCAGAGTTGTGAAGCAAGCAAAGAAAAGAGTAGTGGTGATGTGGCTGCCTTATCAGACATAGAGGAAAGCATCCATCCCTACAGAAAAGAACTTCAGAGAGAAAAGGAGCAAATGTTGGGGACGAACCTAAAAGTGAGTGGTGCCCTTTACAGAGAAAAGACTTTGAAATTAGCTGAGGTTCAGCTGAAATCAGACCTTGCTGCCCAGAAAGTGACTGATTTATAA
- the FANCB gene encoding Fanconi anemia group B protein isoform X2, whose protein sequence is MSSNEQERLFCYNGEVLVFRLSKGNFVDEGPTKTPVLHVRRMVFDRGTGVFVQKSTGFFSIKEEYSHLKIMGCDCVSDFRTGINLPYIMIQCIKETNIFRYFLLFLHSTNKFEKRLSFRLLYELKDSIRVLNGPLVLWRHVQTLFYISSQTGKVVTVSIKFSSIEWAGEIENVGMVLLGRKTCYLSEEGCTPQPSKSDYATWNTQFCVYSLERGEVINDTYIIPPVYTSVIACVHVCATEIVNNQLRVSLIALTQKNQLISFQNGTPKSVCQLPFGDPCAVQLMDSGGGDLLFVISFRSSDACAVWEKNFQVAAKWEKVSSVLIDDFLGTGTEQVLLLFKDPLNSDCLSSFKITDLDNLNYSSETLDYNEDDLLDNKKNYLVVPPLERRLKVGLVSVQELQQHLLLKEKIISKSYKALMNVFQGKDDSTSSAEEECLVTLCGEEENPVYTFDEKLSDNFQDSEQLVEKIWYRVIEDSLVVGVKTTSSLKVSLNHVTLSLSMDQAPNSSFPLIKCQNRVIKLSRISSPVPGSVPYEIGSAVKKIKLSVESEKEEEKEESIVCVQPSEKEYVQMITAVTSLSPLLAFSNFCCIVLLQIRERENGNHSATRYVQCGRIFLSLEDLSSGKYLLTFPKKKPIEHMEDLFALLAAWQRACFQIISPSYALTSMKVWLLEHMECEVIKEFPEICFCKRPGSFYGTLFNWKQRTPFEGILIVYSS, encoded by the exons ATGTCATCTAATGAACAAGAAAGGCTCTTCTGTTATAATGGAGAAGTCCTTGTTTTTCGTTTGTCTAAAGGAAATTTTGTAGATGAAGGGCCTACAAAAACACCTGTGTTACATGTCAGAAGAATGGTATTTGACAGAGGAACAGGAGTATTTGTTCAGAAATCCACTGGATTCTTTAGCATAAAAGAAGAAtactctcatttaaaaattatgggtTGCGACTGTGTTTCAGATTTCAGAACTGGAATTAATCTGCCTTATATTATGATACAGTGCATTAAAGAGACtaacattttcagatattttctactATTTCTTCACAgtaccaataaatttgaaaagcgTTTGAGTTTTAGACTACTCTATGAGTTGAAGGACAGCATAAGGGTCCTTAATGGCCCTTTAGTTTTATGGAGACATGtccaaacattattttatatctcTTCCCAAACTGGCAAAGTTGTTACTGTGTCCATTAAGTTTTCCTCTATTGAGTGGGCAGGGGAGATTGAAAATGTAGGTATGGTTTTGTTAGGACGAAAGACATGTTACTTATCTGAGGAAGGATGTACCCCACAGCCTTCAAAATCAGATTATGCAACTTGGAATACTCAATTTTGTGTATACTCCCTTGAAAGGGGAGAAGTAATAAATGATACATACATTATCCCTCCTGTTTATACCAGTGTGATAgcatgtgtgcatgtctgtgcaACTGAGATTGTCAACAACCAGTTAAGAGTGTCTCTGATTGCTCTTACTCAAAAGAATCAGCTGATTTCATTCCAAAATGGGACTCCTAAAAGTGTGTGCCAGCTTCCATTTGGAGATCCTTGTGCAGTTCAACTTATGGATTCAGGTGGAGGAGACCTCCTTTTCGTCATATCCTTTAGGTCCAGTGATGCTTGTGCTGTTTGGGAAAAGAACTTTCAG GTTGCTGCTAAGTGGGAGAAAGTTAGCTCAGTACTGATAGATGACTTTCTTGGAACTGGAACTGAACAAGTACTGCTACTTTTTAAGGACCCCTTGAATTCAGATTGCCTCAGTTCCTTTAAAATAACAGACCTGGACAACTTAAACTATTCA agTGAAACATTGGATTACAATGAAGATGACTTACTTGacaacaaaaagaattatttggTGGTTCCACCTCTGGAAAGAAGATTGAAA GTTGGTTTGGTTTCTGTTCAGGAATTACAGCAGCATCTCTTgcttaaggaaaaaattatttcaaaatcttaCAAGGCTTTAATGAACGTGTTTCAAGGGAAAGATGATAGTACATCAAGTGCAGAGGAG GAATGTCTTGTCACTCTTTGTGGtgaagaagaaaatcctgtctATACCTTTGATGAAAAGTTATCAGATAATTTTCAAGATTCAGAACAGCTGGTAGAGAAGATATGGTATCGTGTAATAGAGGATAGCTTGGTTGTTGGAGTgaaaaccacatcttctttgaaGGT gtccCTGAATCATGTGACTTTATCGCTGTCAATGGATCAAGCCCCTAACTCCAGCTTTCCGCTCATTAAGTGTCAAAATAGGGTGATCAAGTTGAGTAGGATATCTTCCCCAGTACCAGGCTCAGTGCCATATGAAATAGGATCAGCggtaaaaaaaatcaagttgagtgttgagagtgagaaagaggaagagaaagaggaaagcattGTTTGTGTACAACCATCTGAGAAAGAGTATGTGCAGATGATTACTGCTGTAACATCTCTTTCACCACTTTTAGCATTCAGTAATTTTTGTTGCATTGTGCTGCTAcaaattagagagagagagaatggtaaCCATTCTGCAACTCGTTATGTTCAGTGtggcagaatttttttaagtctagaaGATCTTTCAAGTGGGAAATACCTGCTGACATTTCCAAAGAAGAAACCTATAG AACACATGGAAGATCTCTTTGCGCTTCTTGCGGCCTGGCAGAGAGCTTGTTTTCAAATCATATCACCCAGCTATGCTCTGACTTCAATGAAGGTGTGGCTCTTAGAACACATGGAATGTGAAGTTATCAAAGAATTTCCAGAAATTTGCTTTTGCAAAAGGCCAGGAAGTTTCTATGGGACACTCTTCAACTGGAAACAAAGAACACCATTTGAAGGGATTTTAATAGTCTATTCCAG ttaa